One segment of Dolichospermum sp. DET69 DNA contains the following:
- the mnmA gene encoding tRNA 2-thiouridine(34) synthase MnmA, whose translation MKKVVVGLSGGVDSSVAAAILHNQGYDVIGLTLWLMKGKGQCCSEGMIDAADICEQLSIPHEIVDIRDVFQTEIVDFLVTGYSVGITPLPCSQCNKTVKFGPMVEYAREKLECTSIATGHYAQIRYNDATNRYQLLRAVDRNKDQSYFLYDLSQDLLGATIFPLGELNKTDTRRIATEYNLKTADKPESQDLCLVESNGSMRAFLDKYLAPKPGDIVDETGKILGQHDGVHHYTIGQRKGLGIAAAEPLYVIELDAVNNKVVVGDRTKGTQSECTVNRVNWVSIAEPATPIRAEVQIRYRSQPVPVTVIPLADYRVRLVFDEPQFSITPGQAAVWYDGDQVLGGGIIEQFS comes from the coding sequence ATGAAAAAAGTTGTCGTTGGTCTTTCTGGTGGCGTTGATAGTTCCGTAGCCGCCGCTATTCTACATAATCAGGGCTATGATGTAATTGGTTTAACCCTTTGGCTGATGAAAGGCAAGGGGCAATGTTGCTCTGAAGGAATGATCGACGCGGCTGATATTTGTGAACAATTGAGCATTCCCCATGAAATTGTGGATATTCGGGATGTCTTTCAAACGGAAATTGTTGATTTTTTAGTCACAGGTTATAGCGTGGGAATTACGCCCTTGCCTTGTTCTCAATGTAACAAGACGGTGAAATTTGGGCCAATGGTGGAATATGCCAGGGAAAAATTAGAATGTACCAGCATCGCTACAGGTCATTATGCCCAAATCCGTTACAATGACGCTACGAATCGTTACCAATTATTACGAGCCGTTGACCGCAACAAAGATCAATCCTATTTTCTCTACGACTTATCCCAAGACTTATTAGGGGCGACAATTTTTCCCCTGGGTGAACTCAATAAAACCGATACCCGTAGAATCGCCACCGAATACAACTTAAAAACCGCCGATAAACCAGAAAGTCAAGATCTATGCTTAGTAGAAAGCAATGGTTCTATGCGGGCATTTTTAGATAAATATTTAGCTCCCAAACCAGGTGATATTGTTGATGAAACTGGTAAAATTTTAGGTCAACATGATGGTGTTCATCATTACACTATCGGTCAGCGAAAAGGCTTAGGCATTGCTGCGGCTGAACCCTTGTATGTGATTGAATTAGATGCAGTTAATAACAAGGTAGTTGTAGGCGATCGCACCAAAGGCACACAATCAGAATGTACAGTAAATCGAGTAAATTGGGTTTCCATAGCTGAACCTGCTACCCCCATACGCGCTGAAGTGCAAATCCGTTATCGTTCCCAACCCGTACCCGTCACCGTCATTCCCCTAGCAGATTACCGCGTGCGTTTAGTCTTTGATGAACCGCAATTCAGCATCACACCTGGACAAGCCGCCGTTTGGTACGATGGAGATCAGGTATTAGGTGGAGGAATTATCGAACAATTCAGTTGA
- a CDS encoding photosystem II reaction center PsbP family protein encodes MWQRITFILLLVLSFSLSSPSLANAAALNSFVDSADGYQFSYPNGWLQVKVGDGPDVVFHDLIEVSENVSVVISPVPSGKTLAELGTPTEVGYKLGKAALAPVDSGRTAELINAAEREVNGKIYYFLEYEVKFPNGQERHNICSVAVSRGKLFTFNASIPERRWKKLQRMIDEVVSSFTVY; translated from the coding sequence ATGTGGCAAAGAATTACGTTCATTTTATTATTGGTGTTGAGCTTTAGCTTGAGTAGTCCCAGTTTAGCTAATGCGGCTGCACTTAATAGCTTTGTGGATAGTGCTGACGGGTATCAGTTTTCTTATCCTAATGGTTGGTTACAAGTTAAAGTTGGTGATGGACCTGATGTGGTATTTCATGATTTAATTGAAGTATCAGAAAATGTTTCTGTGGTCATTAGTCCTGTTCCCAGTGGCAAAACTTTGGCGGAATTGGGAACACCAACAGAAGTTGGTTATAAATTAGGAAAAGCGGCTCTTGCTCCTGTAGATTCTGGCCGGACTGCTGAATTAATCAATGCGGCTGAACGGGAAGTAAATGGTAAAATTTACTATTTTCTAGAATATGAAGTTAAATTTCCCAACGGACAAGAAAGACACAATATCTGTAGTGTGGCTGTAAGTCGTGGTAAGCTGTTTACTTTTAATGCTTCCATTCCTGAAAGACGTTGGAAAAAACTCCAACGGATGATTGATGAAGTTGTGAGTTCTTTCACTGTTTATTAA
- the maf gene encoding septum formation inhibitor Maf: MKIPQFVLASASPARKKLLATVGIKPIVCASDFDESQITITQPEELVNTLAKCKAETVVSRFPSSLIMGCDSVLAIDGNIYGKPANAQEAIARWQFMQGNFGDLYTGHVLIDTTNHRTLVKCQVTRVYFAEMSDRAIQAYVATGEPLQCAGAFALEGFGSLFVEKIAGCHSNVIGLSLPLLRQMIGELGYEVTDFWG; encoded by the coding sequence ATGAAAATTCCCCAATTTGTGCTTGCTTCTGCATCTCCTGCTCGGAAAAAATTATTAGCAACTGTGGGAATTAAACCTATTGTTTGTGCTAGTGATTTTGATGAGTCGCAAATTACCATTACTCAACCAGAGGAGTTAGTAAATACTCTGGCTAAATGTAAAGCGGAAACGGTTGTTTCTCGATTTCCATCATCTTTAATTATGGGTTGTGATTCGGTTTTAGCTATTGATGGTAATATCTATGGTAAACCAGCAAATGCTCAAGAAGCGATCGCTCGTTGGCAATTTATGCAAGGTAATTTTGGTGACTTGTATACAGGTCATGTTTTGATTGATACTACCAACCATCGAACTCTGGTGAAATGTCAAGTTACTAGAGTGTACTTTGCAGAAATGAGCGATCGCGCTATTCAAGCCTATGTAGCTACAGGCGAGCCGCTTCAATGTGCTGGGGCGTTTGCTTTAGAAGGGTTTGGGAGTTTATTTGTCGAAAAAATCGCAGGTTGTCACAGTAATGTAATTGGTTTGAGTTTACCCCTATTGCGGCAAATGATCGGGGAATTGGGATATGAAGTTACAGATTTTTGGGGATAA
- a CDS encoding phycocyanobilin:ferredoxin oxidoreductase: protein MSSTPSLREQQHPLIHQLADCIEAVWHKHLDLSPYHLPAELGYVEGKLEGEKLIIENRCYQTPQFRKMHLELARVGNMLDILHCVMFPRPEYDIPMFGCDLVGGRGQISAAIADLSPVNLERILPDGYNSQLSKLTTSHFSQPRELPEWGNIFSDFCLFIRPASPEEETIFLSHVQSFLEIHCTQAIASSPVAPEKVAAIIAGQHNYCTKQQQNDKTRRVLEKAFGSDWAENYMTTVLFDLPELPM from the coding sequence ATGTCTTCTACTCCTTCCCTCAGAGAACAACAACATCCCCTGATTCATCAACTGGCTGATTGTATTGAAGCAGTTTGGCATAAACACTTAGATTTGTCACCATACCATTTACCTGCGGAATTGGGATATGTAGAAGGTAAATTAGAAGGGGAAAAACTGATTATAGAAAATCGCTGTTATCAAACTCCCCAGTTCCGCAAAATGCACTTAGAATTGGCCAGAGTAGGGAATATGTTAGATATTCTCCACTGTGTTATGTTTCCGCGTCCAGAATATGATATTCCCATGTTTGGCTGTGATTTAGTGGGAGGTAGAGGTCAAATTAGTGCCGCTATTGCCGATCTTTCTCCTGTAAACTTAGAGCGGATTTTACCAGATGGTTATAATTCTCAACTCAGTAAATTAACCACATCCCACTTTTCGCAACCACGTGAATTACCAGAATGGGGAAATATATTTTCTGATTTTTGTCTTTTTATTCGTCCTGCGTCTCCAGAAGAAGAAACTATTTTTCTTTCCCACGTTCAATCATTTCTAGAAATACATTGTACACAAGCGATTGCATCTAGTCCAGTTGCACCAGAAAAAGTAGCTGCAATTATAGCTGGACAGCATAACTACTGTACCAAACAACAACAAAATGACAAAACCCGTAGAGTTTTAGAAAAGGCGTTTGGTTCAGATTGGGCAGAAAATTATATGACTACAGTTTTATTTGATTTACCAGAATTACCGATGTAA
- a CDS encoding HlyD family efflux transporter periplasmic adaptor subunit: MSRVNEKPKSPEKALEQPKIWLSIAIALPVAIAAGFLATARMEQLKKLTSAVSVAPVPNSISAIGRLEPRGEVIKLAAPAGLSGSSRVQQLLVREGQRVQQGQVVAILDSRDTSMAVVEEAKAKLQESRANLAQVSAGPPRDAQAQRFVISRLQAQLAGEKESQQATISRIAAQLSGEKVAQEAGVMRLEAELMGQRNSLKANVARIRAEKRNAQVDSGRYEFLYKQGAISQQERDRRRLSAATTNQQFIEGEASLKRAIDTIRQQVSEARANQIKTLATLQQQLIEATANRNKTVATLQRQIDEERERLSRILVVSPLNVQVAQAQVTNAIAIMRKAQVELQQSYVKAPSSGEILKIHTKSGEMMSANGIAEIGQTDQMFVVAEVPEDSINKVRLGQTATISSDNGAFSGQLKGRITSIGRKIGKKDVLNNDPAADIDARVVEVKIALSPESTKQVSGLTNAKVTVEINEN, from the coding sequence ATGTCAAGGGTGAATGAAAAACCAAAATCTCCAGAAAAGGCACTTGAGCAGCCTAAAATTTGGTTGAGTATTGCCATAGCCCTACCAGTAGCTATAGCTGCCGGGTTTCTCGCTACAGCCAGAATGGAACAATTAAAAAAACTGACTTCTGCTGTATCTGTAGCACCAGTTCCTAATTCTATTAGTGCCATAGGACGCTTAGAACCAAGAGGAGAAGTAATTAAACTTGCTGCTCCGGCCGGTTTATCAGGCAGTTCACGAGTACAGCAACTTTTAGTTAGAGAAGGGCAACGGGTACAGCAAGGGCAGGTTGTAGCTATTTTAGATAGTCGGGATACTAGCATGGCAGTGGTGGAAGAAGCCAAAGCGAAACTGCAAGAATCCCGGGCAAATTTAGCCCAAGTGAGTGCCGGGCCACCAAGAGATGCTCAAGCACAAAGATTCGTTATTTCTCGATTGCAGGCACAATTAGCTGGGGAAAAAGAGTCCCAACAAGCGACAATTAGCCGAATTGCTGCCCAGTTAAGTGGCGAAAAAGTTGCCCAAGAAGCAGGAGTTATGCGACTGGAAGCAGAACTAATGGGACAAAGAAATTCTTTAAAAGCTAACGTTGCGCGGATTAGAGCCGAAAAACGGAATGCTCAAGTAGATTCGGGACGCTATGAATTTTTATACAAACAAGGTGCTATTTCTCAGCAAGAACGCGATCGCCGACGTTTAAGCGCAGCTACGACCAATCAACAATTCATTGAAGGCGAAGCTAGTTTAAAACGGGCAATAGACACAATCCGACAACAAGTTTCTGAAGCTAGAGCTAATCAAATTAAAACTTTAGCGACTTTACAGCAGCAGTTAATTGAAGCTACAGCCAACCGCAATAAAACTGTAGCTACTTTGCAAAGGCAAATAGACGAAGAGAGAGAAAGATTGAGCAGAATTTTAGTAGTTAGTCCCCTAAATGTCCAGGTAGCTCAAGCTCAAGTTACTAATGCAATTGCGATCATGAGAAAAGCCCAAGTAGAACTTCAGCAAAGCTATGTTAAAGCTCCTAGTTCGGGTGAAATATTAAAAATTCACACCAAATCAGGGGAAATGATGAGTGCAAATGGAATTGCGGAAATTGGCCAAACAGATCAGATGTTTGTAGTTGCAGAAGTTCCTGAAGATAGTATTAATAAAGTACGTTTAGGTCAAACTGCTACTATCTCTAGTGACAACGGCGCATTTAGTGGGCAATTAAAAGGCAGAATTACCTCAATTGGTAGAAAAATTGGCAAAAAAGATGTCTTAAATAATGATCCAGCCGCAGATATTGATGCCAGAGTTGTCGAAGTGAAAATTGCCCTATCTCCAGAATCTACCAAGCAAGTTTCTGGTTTAACTAATGCTAAAGTTACGGTCGAAATTAATGAGAATTAA
- a CDS encoding FtsX-like permease family protein, whose protein sequence is MALKIPLSWLQLTREKTRLVVALSGIAFADILMFMQLGFRDALYYSNVRMHSSLAGDVVLINSQSNAVLSMKTFSQRRLYKALDLPQVQSVHPLYLDYTSWRNPVTGRPRSILIFGMNPEVNLFNLSGVDENLNKLKLPDVVLYDRSSRVEYGPIADSFNQGKVVTAEVRRRQVKVGGLFTLGASFGADGNLITSDVNFLRIFNNRQRGLIDIGIIKLKPGTDSTQVAQQLRSYLPTDINVLTKEEFIEFERNYWAGSTAIGFIFTLGTIMGFIVGTVIVYQILYTEVTDHLSEYATLKAIGYTQNYLLMVILQEAFLLAVVGYLPGFACALVLYNVARDATLLPIFMSYDRAIMVIMLTILMCFISGMIAMRKLSSADPADIF, encoded by the coding sequence ATGGCCTTAAAAATACCTTTATCTTGGCTACAACTGACAAGAGAAAAAACTCGCCTCGTGGTAGCTTTGTCCGGTATTGCCTTTGCTGATATTTTAATGTTCATGCAGCTAGGATTCCGGGATGCACTCTATTACAGTAACGTGAGAATGCACAGCAGTTTAGCAGGAGATGTGGTTTTAATTAACAGTCAATCTAATGCTGTTTTGTCAATGAAAACCTTTTCCCAACGCCGCTTATATAAGGCATTAGATCTACCACAAGTTCAGTCAGTACATCCTTTATATTTAGACTATACAAGCTGGAGAAATCCCGTTACAGGCCGCCCTCGCAGTATTTTGATTTTCGGCATGAATCCAGAAGTTAATCTTTTTAATTTATCTGGAGTAGATGAAAATTTAAATAAACTCAAACTTCCTGATGTGGTTTTATATGACCGTTCTTCCAGAGTAGAGTATGGTCCCATTGCTGATAGTTTTAATCAAGGAAAAGTTGTCACAGCAGAAGTGCGAAGAAGACAAGTTAAGGTAGGTGGATTATTTACATTAGGGGCATCTTTTGGCGCAGATGGAAATTTAATTACCAGTGATGTTAACTTTTTACGGATTTTTAATAACCGTCAACGGGGATTAATTGATATTGGCATCATTAAATTAAAACCAGGTACAGATTCCACCCAAGTAGCTCAACAATTGCGAAGTTATCTACCTACAGATATCAATGTTTTAACTAAGGAAGAATTTATTGAATTTGAAAGAAATTATTGGGCAGGTAGTACGGCTATTGGCTTTATTTTTACTTTAGGAACAATTATGGGTTTTATTGTGGGAACTGTAATTGTTTATCAAATTCTATATACAGAAGTTACAGATCATTTATCTGAATATGCTACTCTCAAAGCAATAGGTTACACTCAAAACTATTTATTAATGGTGATTCTTCAAGAGGCTTTTTTATTAGCTGTTGTTGGTTATCTACCTGGATTTGCTTGCGCTCTTGTTTTGTACAATGTTGCTAGAGATGCTACACTTCTACCTATATTCATGAGTTATGATCGTGCCATTATGGTCATCATGTTAACTATTTTAATGTGTTTTATTTCGGGGATGATTGCTATGCGTAAATTAAGCTCTGCTGATCCAGCAGATATTTTTTAG
- a CDS encoding DevA family ABC transporter ATP-binding protein: protein MINKEPVISIKNINHYYGKGSLKKQILFDINLDIYAGEIVIMTGPSGSGKTTLLSLIGGLRSVQEGSLKFLGDELSGTSQSKLVHIRRKIGYIFQAHNLLGFLTARQNVQMAVELNNNISQSAAISQSEEMLASVGLQERINYYPDNLSGGQKQRIAIARALVNRPPLVLADEPTAALDKQSGRDVVEIMQHLAKEQGTTILLVTHDNRILDIADRIVEMEDGLLTRDAQNTTSNHNS, encoded by the coding sequence ATGATCAACAAAGAACCTGTAATATCTATTAAAAATATCAATCACTACTACGGTAAAGGATCTCTGAAAAAACAGATTTTATTTGACATCAATTTGGATATATATGCCGGAGAAATTGTGATTATGACTGGACCTTCTGGTTCGGGAAAAACAACGTTATTAAGTCTGATTGGTGGGTTAAGATCGGTACAAGAAGGAAGTTTAAAATTTTTAGGTGACGAACTATCTGGTACTAGTCAAAGCAAACTAGTACATATTCGGCGGAAGATTGGTTATATTTTCCAAGCTCATAATTTATTGGGTTTCTTAACTGCTAGGCAAAATGTGCAAATGGCTGTGGAATTAAATAATAATATTTCCCAATCAGCAGCTATTTCTCAATCAGAAGAGATGCTTGCATCTGTAGGTTTACAAGAACGGATTAACTACTATCCAGATAATTTATCTGGTGGACAAAAGCAAAGAATAGCGATCGCTCGCGCTCTAGTTAATCGTCCTCCCTTAGTATTAGCAGATGAACCAACAGCCGCATTAGACAAACAATCAGGACGTGATGTAGTAGAAATTATGCAGCATCTGGCTAAAGAACAGGGAACTACGATCTTATTAGTAACTCATGATAACCGAATCTTAGATATTGCTGATCGCATTGTCGAAATGGAAGATGGTCTTCTCACCCGTGATGCTCAAAATACTACTTCTAATCACAACTCCTAA
- a CDS encoding HAD family phosphatase, with protein MYRPISDLNKHLINIQQFSDITSTHLYHTCLLATDMDGTLTKNGKFTSQLLNSLESLSEAKIPVLIVTGRSAGWVSAISSLMPIVGAIAENGGLFYPAGNSEPVTLTDIPDLDNHRQDLAKTFVNIQTYFPQIRESADNLFRVTDWTFDLNSLTTDELKNIGDLCKQMGWGFTYSNVQCHIKPQEQNKAVGLLKVLRQYFPTYLSEQVITVGDSPNDESL; from the coding sequence ATGTACAGACCTATTAGTGACTTGAATAAACATCTTATAAATATACAGCAGTTTTCTGACATAACATCTACGCATTTATATCATACTTGCCTGTTAGCAACAGATATGGATGGGACACTAACTAAGAATGGCAAATTTACGTCTCAATTACTAAATTCTTTGGAGAGTCTATCAGAAGCCAAAATTCCGGTCTTGATTGTGACTGGACGTTCCGCTGGGTGGGTAAGCGCTATCAGTAGTTTAATGCCCATTGTCGGTGCGATAGCCGAAAACGGTGGCTTATTTTATCCAGCAGGTAATTCTGAACCAGTCACACTCACGGATATTCCTGACTTAGATAATCATCGTCAAGATTTAGCTAAAACCTTTGTGAACATACAAACTTATTTTCCGCAAATCCGAGAATCCGCTGATAATTTGTTTCGCGTCACAGACTGGACATTTGACCTTAACTCACTCACGACTGATGAACTAAAGAATATAGGTGATCTTTGTAAACAGATGGGGTGGGGATTTACTTATAGCAATGTTCAGTGTCATATTAAACCTCAAGAACAAAATAAAGCTGTTGGTTTATTAAAAGTCTTGCGTCAATATTTTCCCACATACTTATCTGAACAGGTTATCACTGTTGGTGACAGTCCTAATGATGAAAGTTTATAA
- the tnpA gene encoding IS200/IS605 family transposase, producing the protein MLTQEDYKTHNHVKFLVNYHFVWIPKRRKKVLVGEIATRARQIFAELAIEKGWDILALEVAPDHIHLFISVKPTDTPHLVIKAFKGRSSFYLRKEFPQLKKLPSLWTSSYFISTAGNVSSESVRRYIEDPHHG; encoded by the coding sequence ATGTTAACGCAAGAAGACTATAAAACCCACAACCACGTTAAATTCCTGGTTAATTACCATTTTGTTTGGATACCTAAACGACGGAAAAAAGTTTTAGTAGGAGAAATAGCAACAAGAGCGAGACAGATTTTTGCTGAACTGGCTATAGAAAAAGGTTGGGATATTTTAGCTTTAGAAGTAGCTCCAGACCATATCCACTTATTTATTAGCGTTAAGCCCACAGATACCCCACATTTAGTTATCAAGGCATTTAAAGGTCGTTCTAGCTTCTACTTGAGAAAAGAATTTCCCCAATTAAAAAAACTACCGTCTCTTTGGACAAGTAGTTATTTTATAAGCACCGCAGGGAATGTTAGTAGCGAATCCGTGAGGAGATATATTGAAGACCCGCATCACGGTTAA
- a CDS encoding transposase: MGVQQVLLSPDNETKAVLEYLCQQSGKLYNSGVYFARQTFFKTGKLLTGKFDLIYEPSVSKTMVAQSMPSIPAQQTLLSVTEAFKSFKELRSLFIKGQLHFKPKVPGYLTGSKLFKVAYPHSGGQKPTLVNGQLRFSLGLTVKRWFGISEFFLPLPSNLDIAHVKEFTILPKNGAFYLEMSYEVEKQQHDLDINQALSIDLGTADNLAACVDTLGNSLLIDARSMKAMNQLWNKKISTKKEGKSEAYWDAWLDRVTRKRNHQMRDGINKAAKLIIDHCLKYGIGTLVIGWNEGFKSNANMGRINNQKFVQMPLGKLKDRLRQLCELHGIRFQETEEAYTSKASFLDGDSLPKYGEKPEGWKASGKRVKRGLYESGDGSFVNADLNGAANILRKVSGRLSLSLDQLSRRSLAIVARIKLN; this comes from the coding sequence ATGGGAGTACAACAGGTTTTGTTGTCTCCCGATAATGAAACAAAGGCAGTATTAGAATATCTCTGTCAGCAGTCAGGGAAGCTGTATAACAGTGGTGTTTATTTCGCTAGACAAACATTTTTTAAAACTGGAAAGTTGTTAACGGGTAAGTTCGACTTGATTTACGAGCCTTCAGTGTCTAAAACTATGGTTGCTCAATCGATGCCATCTATCCCCGCACAACAAACTTTATTATCTGTAACAGAAGCCTTCAAATCTTTTAAAGAATTACGTTCTTTGTTTATCAAAGGACAATTACACTTTAAGCCTAAAGTACCCGGCTATCTAACAGGTTCTAAACTTTTCAAGGTTGCTTATCCTCATAGTGGAGGACAGAAACCAACTCTAGTTAATGGACAACTTAGATTTTCGTTGGGACTAACGGTTAAAAGATGGTTTGGAATTTCTGAATTTTTTCTACCGCTGCCGTCAAATTTAGATATAGCTCATGTTAAGGAGTTTACTATCCTACCTAAAAACGGTGCTTTTTATCTAGAGATGTCTTACGAAGTTGAGAAACAACAGCATGATTTAGACATTAATCAAGCTCTATCTATTGACTTGGGAACGGCTGATAATTTAGCGGCTTGTGTTGATACATTGGGTAATTCCCTATTGATTGATGCCCGGTCAATGAAAGCCATGAATCAGCTTTGGAACAAGAAAATATCAACAAAAAAAGAGGGGAAATCAGAAGCTTATTGGGATGCTTGGTTAGACCGTGTAACCCGTAAACGTAACCATCAAATGCGTGATGGTATTAATAAAGCAGCGAAACTAATTATTGACCATTGCTTAAAATATGGTATTGGTACATTAGTTATCGGCTGGAACGAGGGGTTTAAATCCAACGCTAATATGGGGAGAATTAACAATCAAAAGTTTGTCCAAATGCCATTGGGTAAACTTAAAGATAGATTAAGACAACTCTGTGAATTGCACGGTATTAGATTTCAAGAAACTGAAGAAGCATATACGTCAAAAGCTAGTTTTCTAGATGGAGACTCCCTACCTAAGTATGGCGAAAAGCCAGAAGGGTGGAAAGCATCAGGAAAGCGTGTTAAGCGTGGATTGTATGAGTCGGGCGATGGTTCATTCGTAAATGCAGATTTGAACGGAGCAGCTAATATTTTAAGAAAAGTATCGGGAAGGTTGAGTCTATCACTTGATCAACTCAGTAGACGATCTTTGGCAATCGTAGCGAGAATTAAATTAAATTAA
- a CDS encoding Mo-dependent nitrogenase C-terminal domain-containing protein, with protein sequence MLKTDTQPMILSSFVNPIEENLTVQTKFDLLQKLRQWCDEIEINDPRFARLIAKMIPAQCPFERDIIVFGRKIAHIPPMCKLNPLYDQFVGLRFRALCYLVDKCGEDIQSYC encoded by the coding sequence ATGCTGAAAACCGATACTCAACCGATGATTCTCTCTAGTTTTGTTAATCCCATTGAAGAAAACCTTACAGTTCAAACTAAGTTTGATTTATTGCAAAAATTACGTCAATGGTGCGACGAAATCGAAATTAATGATCCTCGGTTTGCTAGATTGATTGCTAAAATGATTCCGGCTCAATGTCCCTTTGAGCGTGATATCATCGTTTTTGGTCGGAAAATTGCCCATATTCCTCCTATGTGCAAACTAAATCCACTGTATGATCAATTCGTAGGCTTACGTTTTCGCGCATTATGTTATTTAGTAGATAAGTGTGGAGAAGACATTCAATCTTACTGTTAA
- a CDS encoding cupin domain-containing protein, with the protein MEIKVEHQPNLAYLNELDVFNWPIWEKEISTFPWTYDDQETCYFLAGNVIVTPNGGQAVKMGKGDLVTFPAGMSCTWEITRDVKKHYCFD; encoded by the coding sequence ATGGAAATTAAAGTCGAGCATCAACCAAATCTGGCATATCTCAACGAGTTAGATGTATTCAACTGGCCAATATGGGAAAAAGAAATATCTACATTTCCCTGGACTTACGATGATCAAGAAACTTGCTACTTTTTAGCAGGTAATGTTATTGTCACTCCCAATGGAGGACAAGCGGTAAAAATGGGTAAAGGAGATTTAGTAACTTTTCCCGCTGGGATGTCGTGTACATGGGAAATTACCAGGGACGTAAAAAAACATTATTGCTTTGATTAA
- a CDS encoding Uma2 family endonuclease, which translates to MTLQLAQPRLKTFRLNVSQYHQMSEAGIFSENDKVELINGEIIEMSPIGRRHTACVNRLNSVFSQLLGNKVIIAVQNPIILNNLSEPEPDIALLKHRADFYESGHPQPQDIFLLIEVADSSLEYDRDVKIPLYATSGISEVWLVDIYEQVIIVYRYPSENGYSDIQTFSRGEKLSIQAFPEINLVVNDILGSISV; encoded by the coding sequence ATGACCTTACAATTAGCACAACCACGCCTTAAAACTTTTCGTCTCAATGTTTCTCAATACCATCAAATGAGCGAAGCCGGTATTTTCTCAGAAAATGATAAAGTAGAACTGATTAATGGAGAAATTATAGAAATGTCACCAATTGGTAGAAGACACACAGCTTGTGTAAATCGTTTAAATTCAGTTTTTTCGCAATTACTGGGTAATAAAGTCATAATTGCCGTACAAAATCCGATTATCTTAAATAACTTATCTGAACCTGAACCAGACATAGCATTACTGAAACATCGCGCAGATTTCTATGAATCTGGACATCCCCAACCCCAAGACATATTCCTATTAATTGAAGTTGCAGATAGTAGTCTGGAATATGATAGAGATGTAAAAATTCCTCTCTATGCTACTAGCGGTATTTCTGAAGTTTGGTTAGTTGATATTTATGAACAAGTAATTATTGTTTATCGCTACCCTAGCGAAAATGGTTATAGCGACATTCAAACATTCAGTCGCGGGGAGAAATTATCAATTCAAGCATTCCCCGAAATTAATTTAGTTGTGAATGATATTTTAGGATCAATAAGTGTATAG
- a CDS encoding NUDIX domain-containing protein, translated as MNKEGQIRVIVLALIRDGNRIFVSEGNDPAKESIFYRALGGGVEFGETSPIALVREFQEEIQAELTNIRYLSCIENLFTFDGRQGHEIIQLYECDFADPKFYQIESLTFAETPERQHRALWIDISRFKSGELRLVPEVFFDYL; from the coding sequence ATGAATAAAGAAGGTCAAATTCGGGTAATAGTCTTAGCACTCATTCGAGATGGTAATAGAATATTTGTTTCTGAAGGTAATGATCCTGCAAAAGAATCAATATTCTATCGGGCTTTAGGTGGTGGTGTGGAATTTGGTGAAACTAGCCCTATAGCTTTAGTGAGAGAATTTCAAGAAGAAATTCAAGCCGAATTAACCAATATTCGCTATCTAAGTTGTATTGAAAACCTCTTTACCTTTGACGGTAGACAAGGACATGAAATTATTCAACTATATGAATGTGATTTTGCAGATCCTAAATTTTATCAAATCGAAAGTTTAACTTTTGCGGAAACACCAGAACGTCAACATCGTGCATTGTGGATAGATATTTCTCGCTTCAAATCTGGTGAATTAAGATTAGTTCCTGAAGTGTTTTTTGATTATTTGTAA